One window of the Pseudofrankia sp. DC12 genome contains the following:
- a CDS encoding biotin carboxylase N-terminal domain-containing protein, with protein sequence MRKILIANRGEIAVRVARACKDAGYASVAVYAEPDIDALHVRVADEAYALGGSTPGDSYLRIDKILDAIVKSGADAVHPGYGFLSENADFAEAVIADGLTWIGPSPDAIRRLGDKTQARHIALAVGAPLAPGTADPVAGVDEVVAFADEYGLPVAIKAAFGGGGRGLKVAWTQDELPELFESAVREAVAAFGRGECFVERYLDQPRHVETQILADTHGNVVVVGTRDCSLQRRYQKLVEEAPAPFLTDAQRASLYEASKKIAKEAGYIGAGTCEFLVAKDGLISFLEVNTRLQVEHPVTEETTGIDLVREQFRIAEGEVLGFTDPPARGHSIEFRINGEDPGRKFLPAPGTVTKLVLPTGPGVRVDAGIESGSVIGGAFDSLLAKLIVTGATRQQAIERARRALDELVVEGMATALPFHRAVVRDEAFAPVATDEPFTIHNRWIETEFINTIPAFAGGADGEDAEAGARETVVVEVGGKRLEVVLPAGLGASAGGSGGGGRGPAPKRKASGKKAGAATGNSLTSPMQGTIVKVGVADGDIVAEGDLIVVLEAMKMEQPITAHRAGTVTGLTAAVGAVVPSGTVLCEIKD encoded by the coding sequence GTGCGCAAGATCCTCATCGCCAACCGCGGCGAGATCGCCGTTCGGGTGGCGCGGGCCTGCAAGGACGCCGGCTACGCCAGCGTCGCGGTCTATGCGGAGCCTGACATCGACGCCCTGCACGTTCGCGTCGCCGATGAGGCGTACGCACTCGGCGGCTCGACCCCCGGCGACTCGTACCTGCGGATCGACAAGATCCTCGACGCGATCGTGAAGTCGGGCGCGGACGCGGTCCATCCCGGCTACGGCTTCCTCTCGGAGAACGCCGACTTCGCCGAGGCCGTCATCGCCGACGGGCTGACCTGGATCGGCCCGTCGCCGGACGCGATCCGCCGGCTCGGCGACAAGACCCAGGCCCGGCACATCGCGCTGGCCGTCGGCGCCCCGCTCGCGCCGGGTACGGCCGACCCGGTCGCCGGTGTCGACGAGGTCGTCGCCTTCGCCGACGAGTACGGCCTGCCCGTCGCCATCAAGGCGGCGTTCGGTGGCGGTGGCCGCGGTCTGAAGGTCGCGTGGACGCAGGACGAGCTGCCCGAGCTGTTCGAGAGCGCGGTCCGCGAGGCGGTCGCAGCGTTCGGCCGGGGCGAGTGCTTCGTCGAGCGCTACCTCGACCAGCCCCGCCACGTCGAGACCCAGATCCTCGCCGACACCCACGGCAACGTGGTCGTCGTCGGCACCCGGGACTGCTCCCTGCAGCGGCGCTACCAGAAGCTGGTCGAGGAGGCGCCCGCCCCGTTCCTCACCGACGCCCAGCGCGCGTCGCTGTACGAGGCGTCCAAGAAGATCGCCAAGGAGGCCGGCTACATCGGCGCCGGCACCTGCGAGTTCCTGGTCGCCAAGGACGGGCTGATCAGCTTCCTCGAGGTCAACACCCGGCTGCAGGTCGAGCACCCGGTGACCGAGGAGACGACCGGCATCGACCTGGTGCGCGAGCAGTTCCGCATCGCCGAGGGCGAGGTTCTCGGCTTCACCGACCCGCCGGCGCGCGGCCACTCGATCGAGTTCCGGATCAACGGCGAGGACCCGGGCCGCAAGTTCCTGCCCGCGCCGGGCACCGTGACCAAGCTCGTGCTGCCGACCGGACCCGGGGTGCGGGTCGACGCCGGCATCGAGAGCGGCAGCGTCATCGGCGGGGCGTTCGACTCCCTGCTGGCCAAGCTGATCGTCACCGGTGCGACTCGCCAGCAGGCGATCGAGCGGGCCCGCCGGGCGCTGGACGAGCTGGTCGTCGAGGGCATGGCGACGGCGCTGCCGTTCCACCGCGCGGTCGTCCGGGACGAGGCCTTCGCGCCGGTCGCGACCGACGAGCCGTTCACGATCCACAACCGCTGGATCGAGACCGAGTTCATCAACACCATCCCGGCCTTCGCCGGCGGCGCCGACGGCGAGGACGCCGAGGCCGGCGCCCGCGAGACGGTTGTCGTCGAGGTCGGTGGCAAGCGGCTGGAGGTCGTGCTCCCGGCGGGCCTCGGCGCGTCGGCGGGCGGCTCGGGTGGCGGCGGGCGTGGCCCGGCGCCGAAGCGCAAGGCCAGCGGCAAGAAGGCCGGCGCCGCCACCGGCAACTCGCTGACCAGCCCGATGCAGGGGACCATCGTCAAAGTGGGCGTGGCGGACGGCGACATCGTGGCAGAAGGCGACCTGATCGTCGTCCTCGAGGCGATGAAGATGGAGCAGCCGATTACCGCGCACCGGGCCGGAACTGTCACCGGCCTGACCGCCGCCGTCGGCGCCGTGGTCCCCAGCGGCACCGTCCTCTGCGAGATCAAGGACTGA
- a CDS encoding acyl-CoA carboxylase epsilon subunit translates to MAQSEPVEQRRPLLKLVRGDATPEEIAAIVAVLAAHAAASAVPAPRPPRSVWADRGYAMRVTTGPGTGGWHRASRVASMRTT, encoded by the coding sequence GTGGCGCAGAGCGAACCGGTCGAGCAGCGCCGGCCGCTGCTGAAGCTGGTCCGCGGCGACGCGACCCCGGAGGAGATCGCGGCCATCGTCGCGGTGCTGGCGGCCCACGCCGCCGCGAGTGCCGTGCCGGCGCCGCGGCCACCCCGGTCGGTCTGGGCCGACCGGGGCTACGCGATGCGGGTCACCACCGGCCCAGGCACCGGTGGCTGGCACCGCGCAAGCCGGGTCGCCAGCATGCGGACCACGTGA
- a CDS encoding acyl-CoA carboxylase subunit beta, with translation MALAAPSTDPTPDPHTTAGKLAQLHRVNDDAVHAGSQRAVDAQHAKGKMTARERIDAFLDPGSFVETDAFMRHRARDFGVDKNRPYGDGVVTGYGTVDGRQVCVFSQDATVFGGSLGEVFGEKIVKVMDLAVRTGCPVIGINDSGGARIQEGVVALGLYGEIFYRNVLASGVVPQLSLIMGPCAGGAVYSPAITDFTLMVDKTSHMFITGPDVIKEVTGEDVGMEELGGAHTHNSKSGVAHFQATDETECFELAKALLSYLPPNNMDEAPVYDEVADLDAEIDADLDTFIPDSANTPYDMHKVIEKILDDGDFLEVHAQFAMNIIVGFGRVDGRSVGIVANQPMQFAGTLDIDASEKAARFVRTCDAFNIPVLTFVDVPGFLPGTSQEWTGIIRRGAKLIYAYAEATVPKVTVITRKAYGGAYDVMGSKHLGADINLAWPTAEIAVMGARGAVNIIYRRELSGSENPDSRRAELIDDYNEHFATPYIAAERGYLDAVIQPSVTRREVIRALRLLRNKRQTLPPKKHGNIPL, from the coding sequence ATGGCACTTGCGGCGCCCTCGACTGATCCCACGCCCGACCCGCACACCACCGCGGGCAAGCTCGCGCAGCTTCATCGGGTGAACGACGATGCCGTCCACGCCGGCTCGCAGCGCGCGGTCGACGCGCAGCACGCCAAGGGCAAGATGACGGCCCGCGAGCGGATCGACGCCTTCCTGGACCCGGGCTCGTTCGTCGAGACCGACGCGTTCATGCGCCACCGCGCGCGCGACTTCGGGGTCGACAAGAACCGGCCCTACGGCGACGGCGTGGTCACCGGCTATGGGACCGTCGACGGGCGCCAGGTGTGCGTGTTCAGCCAGGACGCCACCGTCTTCGGCGGCAGCCTCGGCGAGGTCTTCGGCGAGAAGATCGTCAAGGTCATGGACCTGGCCGTGCGGACCGGCTGCCCGGTCATCGGCATCAACGACTCCGGCGGCGCCCGTATCCAGGAGGGCGTCGTCGCGCTCGGCCTGTACGGCGAGATCTTCTACCGGAACGTGCTGGCCAGCGGGGTCGTCCCGCAGCTTTCGCTGATCATGGGCCCGTGCGCCGGCGGTGCCGTGTACTCACCGGCGATCACCGACTTCACCCTCATGGTCGACAAGACCAGCCACATGTTCATCACCGGGCCGGACGTCATCAAGGAAGTCACCGGCGAGGACGTCGGCATGGAGGAGCTCGGCGGCGCGCACACGCACAACTCGAAGAGCGGTGTCGCGCACTTCCAGGCCACCGACGAGACCGAGTGCTTCGAGCTCGCGAAGGCGCTGCTGTCGTACCTGCCGCCGAACAACATGGACGAGGCGCCGGTCTACGACGAGGTCGCCGACCTCGACGCCGAGATCGACGCCGACCTCGACACGTTCATCCCGGACTCGGCCAACACCCCGTACGACATGCACAAGGTGATCGAGAAGATCCTCGACGACGGGGACTTCCTCGAGGTGCACGCCCAGTTCGCGATGAACATCATCGTCGGCTTCGGCCGGGTCGACGGGCGCTCGGTCGGCATCGTCGCGAACCAGCCGATGCAGTTCGCCGGCACGCTGGACATCGACGCCTCCGAGAAGGCCGCCCGGTTCGTGCGGACCTGTGACGCGTTCAACATCCCGGTGCTGACGTTCGTCGACGTCCCTGGCTTCCTGCCGGGCACGTCACAGGAGTGGACCGGCATCATCCGCCGCGGCGCGAAGCTGATCTACGCCTACGCCGAGGCCACCGTCCCGAAGGTCACGGTCATCACGCGCAAGGCCTACGGCGGCGCCTATGACGTCATGGGCTCCAAGCACCTCGGCGCGGACATCAACCTCGCTTGGCCGACGGCCGAGATCGCCGTCATGGGCGCCCGGGGCGCCGTCAACATCATCTACAGGCGTGAGCTGAGCGGGTCCGAGAACCCGGACTCCCGGCGCGCCGAGCTGATCGACGACTACAACGAGCACTTCGCGACGCCGTACATCGCGGCCGAGCGCGGCTACCTGGACGCGGTGATCCAGCCGTCGGTGACCCGGCGCGAGGTCATCCGCGCGCTGCGGCTGCTGCGCAACAAGCGCCAGACCCTGCCGCCGAAGAAGCACGGCAACATCCCGCTGTGA
- a CDS encoding biotin--[acetyl-CoA-carboxylase] ligase: MSGGEDLLDGVRLAVAGAAVGLRVEVVAETGSTNADVAVRARAGEAAGLVVAAERQRAGRGRLDRTWESPAGRGLTVSLLARPATGAWPNPASMLGWVPMVAGTALVGTLRSRYGVPAWLKWPNDVQADGAKLAGILVELVPSPPGPPGLVIGFGLNVHTAAADLPPGATSLAVLAGAGIGSWGTGGALVASRTELLASLLTDLARALTAFEQDPGAARPAYRAVCATLGRDVRVELPGGESVVGVAGDVDGSGRLVVNGRAFSAADVVHLRPAATGAGMTAPARTEP; encoded by the coding sequence GTGAGTGGTGGTGAGGATCTGCTGGATGGTGTGCGGCTGGCTGTGGCCGGTGCGGCCGTCGGCCTGCGGGTTGAGGTCGTCGCCGAGACCGGGTCCACCAACGCTGACGTGGCCGTGCGGGCGCGGGCCGGGGAGGCCGCGGGGCTGGTCGTCGCCGCCGAGCGGCAGCGGGCCGGGCGTGGTCGGCTGGACCGGACGTGGGAGTCGCCGGCGGGCCGCGGGCTGACCGTCTCGCTGCTGGCGCGCCCGGCGACCGGTGCCTGGCCCAATCCGGCGTCGATGCTGGGCTGGGTGCCGATGGTCGCGGGGACGGCGCTCGTCGGCACGTTGCGCTCCCGGTACGGGGTGCCGGCGTGGCTCAAGTGGCCGAACGACGTGCAGGCCGACGGCGCGAAGCTGGCGGGCATCCTCGTCGAGCTGGTGCCGAGCCCGCCTGGGCCGCCGGGACTGGTCATCGGCTTCGGCCTGAACGTCCACACCGCCGCGGCCGACCTCCCGCCGGGGGCCACCAGCCTCGCCGTCCTCGCCGGCGCCGGGATCGGGTCCTGGGGCACGGGCGGCGCCCTGGTCGCGAGCCGCACGGAGCTGCTGGCCTCGCTGCTGACCGACCTGGCGCGGGCGCTGACGGCTTTCGAGCAGGACCCGGGCGCCGCCCGCCCGGCCTACCGAGCGGTGTGCGCGACGCTCGGCCGCGACGTCCGGGTCGAACTGCCCGGCGGCGAGAGCGTCGTGGGCGTGGCGGGCGACGTCGACGGGTCCGGCCGGCTGGTCGTGAACGGCCGCGCGTTCAGCGCCGCCGACGTCGTGCACCTGCGCCCGGCGGCGACGGGCGCGGGGATGACGGCACCCGCCCGGACCGAGCCGTAG
- a CDS encoding PH domain-containing protein: MGFPEDILTDDEIVVLDLHPHWVRLVGPLASAALVLLLAVLGVFFAPSGSVQKPLQYLVLIVAVAALSYLSVRPWLRWVTTRYVITTERVLLRHGILTRTGHDIPLVRINDIGFNQTLFERMFSSGTLTIESAGERGQLSLASVPNVEQVHLRLYELGEDLRGRESA; the protein is encoded by the coding sequence GTGGGCTTTCCCGAGGACATCCTGACCGACGACGAGATCGTCGTGCTGGACCTGCATCCGCACTGGGTCCGGCTGGTGGGGCCGCTGGCCAGCGCGGCGCTGGTACTTCTGCTCGCGGTGCTCGGGGTGTTCTTCGCGCCGAGCGGCTCGGTGCAGAAGCCGCTCCAGTACCTGGTTCTGATCGTCGCCGTGGCCGCGCTGTCCTACCTCAGCGTCCGGCCGTGGCTGCGCTGGGTCACCACCCGCTATGTGATCACCACAGAGCGGGTGCTGCTGCGGCACGGCATCCTGACCAGGACCGGCCACGACATCCCGCTGGTCCGGATCAACGACATCGGCTTCAACCAGACCCTGTTCGAGCGGATGTTCAGCTCGGGCACGCTGACGATTGAGAGCGCCGGCGAGCGCGGCCAGCTGAGCCTGGCCAGCGTCCCGAACGTCGAGCAGGTGCACCTGCGCCTCTACGAGCTCGGTGAGGACCTGCGCGGGCGCGAGAGTGCCTGA
- a CDS encoding GtrA family protein, which yields MKHRARPSRVQLLIREVGKFGVVGAVAYVVDFVASNVCHVQFHMDWLLAKTISTVIAATVAYIGNRKWSFAHRARSGVRREYTLFFVLNVIGLGIALGCLGFGEYVLHLKGALAFNVFGNVLGTGLGTVFRFWAYKRWVFLHPDHPRAVAGPDTTPAARVPEPAGR from the coding sequence GTGAAGCATCGGGCACGGCCCTCCCGGGTCCAGCTGCTCATCCGTGAGGTCGGCAAGTTCGGCGTCGTAGGTGCCGTCGCATATGTCGTCGACTTCGTCGCGTCGAACGTGTGTCACGTCCAGTTCCACATGGACTGGCTGCTGGCGAAGACGATTTCCACGGTCATAGCGGCGACCGTCGCGTACATCGGGAACCGTAAGTGGTCCTTCGCCCACCGCGCGCGCAGCGGCGTTCGCCGTGAGTACACGCTCTTCTTCGTTCTCAATGTGATCGGCCTCGGCATCGCGCTCGGCTGCCTCGGCTTCGGCGAGTATGTGCTGCACCTGAAGGGCGCTCTCGCCTTCAACGTGTTTGGCAACGTGTTGGGAACCGGGCTGGGCACGGTGTTCCGTTTCTGGGCGTACAAGCGCTGGGTCTTCCTGCACCCGGACCACCCGCGCGCGGTCGCCGGCCCGGACACCACGCCCGCCGCCCGCGTCCCGGAGCCAGCCGGCCGCTGA
- a CDS encoding UDP-glucose/GDP-mannose dehydrogenase family protein codes for MPTPAAGTGPRIAVLGTGYLGATHAVCMAELGFTVVGYDVDATKVERLAAGEVPIFEPGLEELLRKNLESGRLSFTTDIDGIAGWADVHFVCVGTPQRAGDGGADLRYVDAAVDQLIAAGLAPGALIVGKSTVPAGTAAGLAARISTAAPDVELAWNPEFLREGFAVEDTLRPDRLVFGVRPGGAAEVRLRAVYAATIEAGTPVVVTDYATAELVKVAANAFLATKISFINAMAEICDVAGADVLELATAIGYDARIGNRFLRPGIGFGGGCLPKDIRAFQARATELGAGSSLAFLAEIDAVNLRARQRAVTLTRAALGGTVAGRRLGVLGAAFKPNSDDIRDSPALDIAAALAAEGARVSVYDPAAVPNARLRYPSLEYAASVREAVTAADAVLVLTEWAEFRSLDPAALLPHVAGAVVVDGRHALDEQRWRDAGWEYHSLGRPSQPASPAGEGELRDDEAAA; via the coding sequence GTGCCGACTCCCGCCGCCGGGACGGGACCGCGGATCGCGGTGCTCGGCACCGGCTACCTGGGCGCCACCCACGCCGTCTGCATGGCGGAGCTGGGCTTCACCGTGGTCGGCTACGACGTCGACGCGACCAAGGTGGAGCGCCTCGCCGCCGGCGAGGTGCCGATCTTCGAGCCGGGCCTCGAGGAGCTGCTCCGCAAGAACCTCGAGTCCGGCCGGCTGTCCTTCACCACCGACATCGACGGCATCGCCGGCTGGGCCGACGTGCACTTCGTCTGCGTCGGCACGCCGCAGCGGGCCGGTGACGGCGGCGCGGACCTGCGCTACGTCGACGCCGCCGTGGACCAGCTGATCGCGGCCGGCCTGGCCCCGGGCGCGCTGATCGTCGGCAAGTCGACCGTCCCGGCGGGCACGGCCGCCGGCCTCGCGGCCCGGATCAGCACCGCGGCGCCCGATGTCGAGCTCGCCTGGAACCCGGAGTTCCTGCGCGAGGGCTTCGCCGTCGAGGACACCCTGCGGCCCGACCGGCTGGTGTTCGGCGTCAGGCCGGGCGGTGCCGCCGAGGTGCGGCTGCGCGCGGTGTACGCGGCGACGATCGAGGCGGGCACGCCGGTGGTCGTCACCGACTACGCCACCGCCGAACTGGTCAAGGTCGCCGCGAACGCGTTCCTCGCCACCAAGATCTCGTTCATCAACGCGATGGCGGAGATCTGCGACGTGGCCGGCGCCGACGTGCTGGAGCTGGCCACCGCGATCGGCTACGACGCCCGGATCGGCAACCGTTTCCTGCGCCCCGGCATCGGCTTCGGCGGCGGCTGCCTGCCCAAGGACATCCGCGCATTCCAGGCCAGGGCGACCGAGCTGGGCGCCGGGTCGTCACTGGCGTTCCTGGCCGAGATCGACGCGGTGAACCTGCGAGCCAGGCAGCGGGCGGTGACGCTGACCCGCGCGGCGCTGGGTGGCACGGTCGCCGGCCGGCGGCTCGGCGTGCTCGGCGCCGCGTTCAAGCCGAACTCCGATGACATCCGTGACTCGCCGGCGCTCGACATCGCCGCCGCGCTCGCCGCCGAGGGCGCGCGGGTCAGCGTCTACGACCCGGCGGCGGTCCCGAACGCGCGGCTGCGCTACCCGTCACTGGAGTACGCCGCGTCGGTACGGGAGGCGGTGACGGCCGCGGACGCGGTGCTGGTGCTCACCGAGTGGGCCGAGTTCCGTTCGCTGGACCCGGCGGCGCTGCTGCCCCACGTCGCCGGCGCCGTGGTCGTCGACGGCCGGCACGCCCTCGACGAGCAGCGCTGGCGCGACGCGGGCTGGGAGTACCACAGCCTGGGCCGGCCGAGTCAGCCCGCCAGCCCGGCGGGCGAGGGCGAGCTCCGCGACGACGAGGCCGCGGCCTGA
- a CDS encoding TIGR03089 family protein, whose amino-acid sequence MTDGAPRLTPVVTVLGLDGPAGGRPAYPGVAAALAARLRADGTSPLVTFYDDATGERVELSGITLDNWVAKTANLLVDTLGLAPGDRVGVDLPAHWLTVVILLAAWSAGCDVLVNLGPEQDGGEPEGAAEDDPDDEATGDVQALFVAESRVDAALGLGADEVVALSLRPFGARMAHPVAGVLDFAAEVPAHGDRFAAPPPPSDQATLLARAGEVAAATGLGAGDRVLSTAGPASAEGLLGTVLAPLVAGASVVLCRHLDANLDDAALARRIAQEKVTMVCGTVRPVPAGVRRLQLPDAARPAPTA is encoded by the coding sequence GTGACGGACGGCGCTCCCCGGCTGACGCCGGTCGTCACGGTGCTCGGCCTCGACGGCCCGGCCGGCGGGCGCCCCGCCTATCCCGGGGTCGCCGCGGCGTTGGCGGCCAGGCTGCGCGCCGACGGCACCAGCCCACTGGTGACGTTCTACGACGACGCCACCGGCGAACGGGTCGAGCTGTCCGGGATCACGCTGGACAACTGGGTGGCGAAGACGGCGAACCTGCTGGTCGACACGCTCGGCCTCGCGCCCGGCGACCGGGTCGGTGTGGACCTGCCGGCGCACTGGCTGACCGTCGTGATCCTGCTGGCCGCCTGGTCCGCCGGCTGCGATGTGCTCGTCAACCTCGGGCCGGAGCAGGACGGCGGCGAGCCGGAGGGCGCGGCGGAGGACGACCCGGACGACGAGGCGACCGGCGACGTCCAGGCGCTCTTCGTCGCGGAGAGCCGGGTGGACGCGGCGCTCGGGCTGGGCGCGGACGAGGTCGTCGCGCTGTCGCTGCGGCCGTTCGGCGCCCGGATGGCGCATCCGGTCGCCGGCGTGCTCGACTTCGCCGCCGAGGTGCCGGCTCATGGCGACCGGTTCGCCGCCCCCCCGCCACCGTCCGACCAGGCCACGCTGCTGGCCCGCGCAGGCGAGGTCGCGGCCGCCACCGGGCTCGGCGCGGGTGACCGGGTGCTCTCGACCGCCGGCCCGGCGAGCGCGGAGGGCCTGCTGGGCACCGTGCTCGCGCCGCTGGTGGCGGGGGCCTCGGTGGTGCTGTGCCGCCATCTGGACGCCAACCTGGACGACGCGGCGCTCGCCCGGCGGATCGCCCAGGAGAAGGTGACCATGGTCTGCGGCACCGTCCGGCCCGTGCCCGCGGGCGTCCGGCGGCTCCAGCTGCCCGACGCCGCCCGCCCCGCGCCGACCGCCTGA
- a CDS encoding LCP family protein: protein MTAPPRPTERLPPELSPRGPLRRRSPLRRLSLVGCALLSVLVLAVSAGGWFLYNQFSSKVTHDSSWHPAGNRPAEVAGDENILLLGDDSRDGTGNEYGGKQVEGIRSDTTIIAHFDKDGTATLLSFPRDELIPVVPRVRGTPADGKDKLTNILTYAGVSGLTSTLESLTGLHIDHYIVIDLAGFKQVVDAVRGVTVCVTTMPDGSTSNLNDNYSQWHGHLGENTLNGDQALAFVRTRHALGDERLRILRQQQFLSKLLAKTTTAGTLTNPVTVTQLLGAVGGALTTDSGLNLVELADRASKLGSGKVRFITIPTHVPLPSEGARDDQGAMGYHGDVLLVNAAEMQQILAPLRPAPPQSAALASAPAVLPSQVTVARIVNASGRNGLAGETKTSLTALGFGGLMTASTAATSQASTEVRYPAGQEGGAKALVAKIPGAQAVVDATLATTGVTVVLGSTFTGVTAPSAATGTAGAAAPGATAGGPVTVAPATPAPGTGGVPANTACTP, encoded by the coding sequence ATGACCGCACCACCTCGGCCAACCGAGCGTCTGCCGCCGGAGCTCAGCCCGCGGGGTCCCCTTCGGCGCCGTTCGCCGCTGCGCCGGCTCTCGCTGGTCGGTTGCGCGCTGCTGTCGGTCCTCGTGCTGGCCGTCAGTGCCGGCGGGTGGTTCCTCTACAACCAGTTCAGCAGCAAGGTCACCCACGACTCGAGCTGGCACCCGGCCGGGAACCGCCCGGCCGAGGTCGCCGGCGACGAGAACATCCTGCTGCTCGGGGACGACAGCCGGGACGGCACCGGCAACGAGTACGGCGGCAAGCAGGTCGAGGGCATCCGGTCGGACACGACGATCATCGCCCACTTCGACAAGGACGGCACCGCGACGCTGCTGTCGTTCCCGCGTGACGAGCTGATCCCGGTGGTCCCGCGGGTCAGGGGCACACCCGCGGACGGCAAGGACAAGCTGACGAACATCCTCACCTACGCTGGCGTGTCAGGGCTGACGTCGACGCTGGAGAGCCTGACCGGCCTGCACATCGACCACTACATCGTCATCGACCTCGCCGGCTTCAAGCAGGTCGTGGATGCCGTCCGCGGTGTTACGGTCTGTGTCACTACAATGCCGGATGGCAGCACGAGCAACCTGAACGACAACTATTCGCAGTGGCACGGTCACCTAGGGGAGAACACGCTGAACGGTGACCAGGCGCTGGCCTTCGTCCGGACCCGCCACGCGCTGGGTGACGAACGGCTCCGGATCCTGCGCCAGCAGCAGTTCCTGTCCAAGCTGCTCGCCAAGACCACCACCGCCGGCACGCTGACCAACCCGGTCACGGTCACGCAGCTGCTCGGCGCCGTCGGCGGCGCGCTGACCACCGACAGCGGCCTGAACCTGGTCGAGCTCGCCGACCGCGCCAGCAAGCTCGGCTCCGGCAAGGTCAGGTTCATCACCATCCCGACGCACGTGCCGCTGCCCAGCGAGGGCGCGCGCGACGACCAGGGCGCGATGGGCTACCACGGCGACGTGCTGCTGGTGAACGCCGCCGAGATGCAGCAGATCCTCGCGCCGCTGCGGCCGGCGCCGCCGCAGAGCGCGGCCCTCGCGTCGGCGCCGGCGGTCCTGCCCAGCCAGGTGACGGTCGCCCGGATCGTCAACGCGTCCGGCCGCAACGGCCTGGCCGGCGAGACGAAGACCAGCCTGACCGCGCTCGGCTTCGGCGGGCTGATGACCGCCAGCACCGCCGCCACGAGCCAGGCCTCGACCGAGGTCCGCTACCCGGCGGGCCAGGAGGGTGGCGCCAAGGCGCTCGTGGCGAAGATCCCCGGAGCGCAGGCCGTCGTCGACGCGACGCTGGCCACGACCGGGGTCACGGTCGTCCTCGGCTCGACGTTCACTGGCGTCACCGCCCCGTCGGCCGCCACGGGCACGGCCGGGGCGGCGGCTCCCGGTGCCACGGCGGGCGGACCGGTGACCGTCGCCCCGGCCACCCCTGCGCCGGGCACCGGGGGCGTTCCGGCCAACACCGCGTGCACGCCGTGA